One Antedon mediterranea chromosome 1, ecAntMedi1.1, whole genome shotgun sequence genomic window, ccggttAACTTTAAAAGTTTGCCTGGCCAGGAAATCATGAAGCGATGCATGTGAACAATAGCTTTTCTTACATACTAATAGCAATTTAGGTTtcaagtttaatttatttaaacatactCACAATCTGTACATATACAGGAAATCATACTATTCACTTCACAAAACGGCATACATATACCATTTCTACACTTTCCACTTTAATAATAAGGAAAAAAACTgtctataaaaacaatttagatTTATACATACAACATACAGAACAAAAAGAAACAGACAACATcaaacatgaataaaaaaaggaaaTCTACAAAATACAATTCATTGAGATTCATTATTTACGTTTAAAATTCTAATTAAAAAGCAAAAATCTTACTTTTCTATACAAATAGTGTCATCTTTCTTTGGTATAGCCTTAGGGCAGTTAGCACTTCTCCCTGTACAGAATGCGTCCTGCTTACAACCAGTATCTGCATACTCTGTTTCACGGCACGCCTTTGTTTTTGGGGCAAATTGGCATCTTTCACAACAGGGCGAGTTCTTATCACTGAAGAatatatattaacatttattcCATTTCGTTTATTGAGCAAGGTGGACTAGGTGAACCACTTACTATGCAGCTCAGTACGTCTTCCAGTCAGGAAAAGTTAATTACTGTTTTACTGTTTATACCAGAGTTTGAAATTTGTAGTGGAAAAAAATGTTGACTAATATAACCCCTTATTATAAACGTATAAAAATTACCCAAAATTCATTATTTCACTATTACtttatcttattattttttttaaatacatttttgtatttgttttttttaattaacatatttattgtattttaggttctttaaaattacaaaattaaaatcagcaatataatacattttatatccCAACAATAGAGGGCTCTTTCAATTATTTCCACTCCAATTAATAGAGGGCAGTAGATATACTAACCTGCATTGCTTTTTAGGCTTCAGTTTGCATTTTAAGTGGCAGCATGGATCACTCTCCCCTTGGGCAAGTAACCCGGCATCGCATTCTTCATTTGCATCAACTCGGTAATTACCACACACATTTGAACCTTGTGGTTCtgatataaaaatgaatatataattatcatcatcatcacaaatATTATAATTCATGCATACTAGTGGTTGGAAATAGTTACGCATTTTAGTGCCATGAAAAATGAACTGTCATTAGAATGACACTGTACAAGAAtgaattgatttatttatacagGTCTAGTTGTTGTATCATCCATTGAATCTCATATCACCATTAAAGCCATGTGTACCCATAAAACAACCTATTCAGTATCAAAGTACTGGGAGGAAAATTCAAGTAGGGGATGCCATGTTAAAATCAAATTGTAATTGAAATTATCATTTGAACTAGACTATTGCTGCATATGGCACCCCATATTTCAAGGAGATGCATTACTTCTAGTTTGTTTTACCAAACACTGAAGCCCATATATTAAGCCATGTGTACCCATAAAACAACCTATTCAGTATCAAAGTACTGGGAGGAAAATTCAAGTAGGGGATGCCATGTTAAAATCAAATTGTAATTGAAATTATCATTTGAACTAGACTATTGCTGCATATGGCACCCCATATTTCAAGGAGATGCATTACTTTTAGTTTGTTTTACCAAACACTGAAGCCCATATATTAAGCCATGTGTACCcaaaaaataacctattcagTATCAAAGTACTAGGAGGAAAATTCAGGTATAGAGCgccattttaaaatcaaattgcCAAATGCTATGTATCAATTACATTATCATTTTAACTAAAAGATTGCTGCATATGGCGCCCCGTATTTCTAGGAGATGCATTTACTTTCTATGATAGTAACGGAATAACAAGACTTATACCTCTAAAGCAACGGGAAGATTTAGCTCTCAATACTTGATTGATCATACGTTTGCTACATGCGGAAAATTGCTGcgtagaaataaaaaaaaaaggaaaagattaggaaaaaatggaaactgaACAGGGTTGATGGGGGAGGGAGATGGCCATCATTTTCTGGTAATCCTTTGGCCCTGTTTCTTTTTGTTGgagtaaaataaaacataaacacaCCCTTAGAATAAGATAAACTTACATCATGGTTAACCTTCTTGCCGCTGACAGATGCAGGATACATAAGAAAGTTGCCATCTACATCACCGGGGGAACATTCATTGTTGCTAGATGTCGGGTCATGTTCACTTCCAAAATTATGTCCCAATTCTGTAgcataaaataaagatatatttcttACATATATGATAAGGATACAAGTGATCAATAGCCACCATGTGAATAAGAACCACAGATGAAGTTGAATAAGTAATGCAATTGAATAAGTGCTACAGCTGAATAAGTGCTACATTTAGATAAGTACCACTGTCAAAAAAGCTCTGCCGAATAAGTGCTGCAGTTGATGAGGTGCAGCTGTAAAAATGTAAGCACTAATGTTGAATAAGTGCTACTGTGAAATAAGTGCTATTGTGATGTAAGTGCTACTGTGAAATAAGTGCTACTGTGAAATAAGTGCTACTGTAAAATAAGTGCTAGTGTCGATTAAGTGCTGCAGTTGAGTAAGTGTCACTGTCAAATAAATGATACTGTCTAATAAATAACACTGTTGCAGTTAATTAAACACTAAGGATTATAGTAAATGTATTTACCATGAGCTGTAACCAGTTCAGCTTCGTCTGTGAGTACACGGCGCCCCCAATTTATTGTGGTCGTTAATCCAGTATTAAGATATAATTCTCCGCTTGAAGATGGGTATGCTAAAATAGAAGAAAATTAGTATGTAAATATTAGACATAGACCTTGCATAGAAAAAAGTAGTCGTTAGTATGCAAAAGATGTTCTTACACTGTGTACAGATGCCACCAACAGCGTTAGTTCTCTGTGTGCCTATGTATGCCAAGCCAAGTACGCCATTTGAGAAGTCTTGGTATGTAAATAAGTGGGCTAAGCAAAATTTCATGTGATTTTGTTTGCTGTACATCTGcaagtaataaaaaaataattaattaaaacaaaataatgcatAACTAATGTACTAAACAATTATGAATCATGTCAAAATTGTTCTactgcaattactgcagtaactacattatTATTCAGTATTTGAGATTTGTGTAAATTTTCTTGAAAAAAATAACCATATGATTCCCATCTTAATATGGTATTagatttttgtattattttatgcaAGAATGGTTTTAAACATAAGATTACCTCCAACAGGTCCTGTACCTCCCACACTTCACCATTTGGTGGATCCGTATTGtaatgatttttgtgtaacttTGTTTTATGAACAGTAACCTGCGAAAAAGATATTATTTAATCATGTGAGAATAAACAAAAAATCTATTCAAAAGTTTACTGCAAGAATGTATTCctggtttattttaaaaaatgtccatattacaatattattatgagCGAGTGAGTGAATATTTGGTAAAAGGATCTGTATACAGAGCAGCTTCGAAAGTATGGGTCTGGAGCCCACTTAATCTGCTGTGATTCTGGAAGTAAAAGTCTTTGACTCCATACTCATGGGATGTTTTTAATACTTTATCAAAATTGCTACCATTAGAAGAAGATGGGAGATCATGCAAAATATATCGGGAAGCTCCTGCGATTATCAGGATTCTTGGGAGGTCGTAATGTATCGTCACTGACAAGCACTATAATTGTATGCATTTTACCTCCGCAACTTCAAAGTAGAATCCACCATAGTTTCTGCCATCCCAGTTTGTTCGTTTATAGATCAAATTGACTCGGTCCACTAAGGAGATCTGTCGTTGAAAAAAGATTGTAAAGTTTAGTTCACATTTCCAGTTACTCCCTAATCCCATAATAGCTTTCGTTCGGGGACATTAGAAGATAAAGAAAGTGATTTAACAGACTGTAACAGCTTTGTAATATGGACGGAATGTATGTTCCACTGTTCACGCACTGTAATCTTCGTGTACCATCCCAAAACATATATTCAAATTTTATACTTACTAAGTAATTAATTGTCTGTGACATACTACTCTGTCCCATGTTGACATAGAATATGTTATCTGCTGTTAAGAGTAAGGGGCAGACGTGCCTGGGAGGGGGACGGAGTGACCTCCTTGTTCTTGAATGGTCATctaaatagtaaataataataatattcatttatacCAGTACATGCAACTATGATGGCCTTACAAGTACATATATACCATTGTGAATGCCATACATGTATGTTTAAGTGCATACTTCAATGAAAACCATAAGTATGTATAAGAACGTATGCAACAACAATGGCCATATATGTATATCAGTAAGTACAAATATGGAACGTTGATGTCCTTATAAGTACTGTTAAATGTTAAGATTGTATTTGTGAATGTGCGCAACCCTAGGGAGGAACATGGCCTCTGTGATTAAATAAAGTTGATTTGAAATTGATGTTGATTGAATGCTACAATGATGCCATATTATAAGTATGTCACAAAGCTGGCCATAGTATACGAAACAGAATATATGTCACAGTGATTGTTATTTACAAATAAGAACACATATTGCATGATGATTGTCTGAAGATTCCTGTACAGTACAAGTAAGTATGTATTTATTCTGGTCCTCAAACTTACTATAACTGGAAACTAAGGACATTTTGACAATCCCCTACCTTTCGAATAGTGTACTAAGTTCTTTAACATGCACTGTATGTACACGGGACCAATGGCTTTACATCCCATTTGAAGgaccatccagaacgcaaccgggcccaacattgcttaacttcggtgatcttaCGAGAACCAGTGATCAACACAGTATGGCCGTATCATATATGTAGTTATTATGTGTACAGGTACTAGTATGAACACAACTGAAGCATAAAAAGACTCAATATACACAGGTAAAGTACATTTTCAAAAGAGAGAATACACAatctattttgtttttactgtaCCTTCATTTTCCTTGGTGtaatggtgatggtgatgatggtagTCTTCTTCCTCACCTCTTTCATATTTCAAATCTTTTGGAAGGTGATTACCGTGTGCACAATATGTATGCCTATATCAATAAAGAACAATCATGATGGATTACTTACTTTGATaaactaaagctttgtctacactattaaactagtttgacaacaaaaatgtgatgtgctcaaatatggtagtaatatgtcaaaatatggtagtgatatgacatcatcatgtccatatatgggcacatcacatttttttttgtcacataaagtttgatagtgtagacagagctttacaaaggCCATTGACACGAAAGGAAGACATTAATACACCCTTGAAAAAATAGACATTTACCTACATTATCTACCTATAGTATAATTTCACGAATAAAGGGCTTCattatgaaagtttctgaagtaTCAAACTTTAGGATGCGAATTTATTGTTCTTAAAAAATGGCTTCGAAAACAAGGTCTTTTTATAGTAAACACCTACTTCATATAGTGCTTACGTTTCACAGGTCACATGATTATAACCAACCACTTACGTTTCATTTACTTTGCGATCAGATTTCCGGTATGAAATCATAGTACCATTCCTAGCGTCTGTTAAATGTCTCCATGAAGgctacaaaaaaataatacagaattattacaattttataatttataggaATATACTACTGTTTTTGAACATCAAAATTGTGGCGAACATTTTGTACTTTTGAATCTCCTTCTAAACTACAGTATAGGCACCTTTTTTTGCTATaccattttatgtttatttcaaacaacaTGAGATAGTAcatatttctttctttatcaACAATTGAAATGGAAATGAAACCTGAAGATCGACTTATCGATCGTCTCACCTACTAAAAACGTATGACATTAAATGAATATGTAGCTTAGTTTGTTTCACAGTGGTAACAATTTGACCTTCTCAGCAGGAGGCAATTTTAGAAATCCGAttttcaattaaacatgtttttagACTAATtacatactttatttatttactaatttattagattttgatttttttaagcTTTGTACCTCAGAGTTTTAACATCAAGTCAATTTCAAAGAaagtctacattatcaaattagtttgacaaaaaaagtgtgttgggcccaaatatggaagtgacatgacatcatcattatccatatatgggcaaatcacataaagtttgataaagtTAGAACAATGCAATCTTTCTCATATTGCCTCATACAGAAAATGAAATGACTAATTTGAATTGTAAATTGACTGTTAACTTTCATAAAATTACTCATAGAAAATGTGAAAGGAAGTGTATCGCTCGCATCCAAGCTGAGCTTTCCTATGATGACTCATTGAGATCTAAGAAAAGGTTGCGAAAGTGCCATCAGCAAAACTGAGTCAGTTGGATGGTTTACAAGTGTTCAATTGTACAGTAGTAGGAAACAGACTACAATCTGATGCTAATTTTCCACTAGCCCAAACGTCAATTGGGATAGTTTGACAGATGTTACTAGCCCACACTCAAACACATACAATCACACAAATATTGTGGGTTGGAAACTGGAAACTAGCCTAaagttattgtttgtttgtgcTAGTACTGGTCTGATTTTCAATAGGCTAGTATATGAAACAAAAGAACTGGAACAAactattgatttttttatttaaataaatgaacgTAAATGAAAAGACATAATAATTAAGGACATTTCAATTAgataactagacatgaaactcgtcactttgacgagttagttatccgcacgacaaacgccacgagcacgtcatacgttggaatattgcacacagaaaaagattatggcattatgacctgaacaagaatatgattatgttattattgctgaattctgttattttgtgtcaaatagtatacacagtataatctgtatacatcacatacagtgtagaataggtgaaattacgggacccgctatttactccaatttttaacatgttgacggtttcaaaatgaaacccgaaggtagcaatttcggaaggaaattatctcagcaacaacatattagcatgtagaagaaatttgaatacgtgaaatattgatgcacgctcttttaaatgtaatgaattataatgcaaaagatgaaaatacgactttttttatttaactggccatatgatgacgtcacaacatccgattggcaaaatgttcacatgatttcgtatctacaattcaatagcttccagaaaacgttttaatcgtgattatcacatttcattcttacgagctataacagattaaaattttctgtaaagatgaaatttatgcaacatgtaatttaaatttttaggcatgatgacgtcataaaaattaaaatatttttaactcatgcgaaagacagttgattgacctagacaatatcaaaatcggggtgaaaatggaaaacggataagtgtagatgcgctctattaaatgtgataagctatgacgaaagatacaaaaatcctaaattttgtattcgcgtggccatacagtgacgtcacaatgtccggttagccatattaatgcatgatccgatatttacaactcatcaacttccagaatatgcaataaaaataactttcaccgtttagtttagaaactacgactgtttaaaaaaaggtataattttgacaaattttgacggatttttgaactttttcatcaaaaacgcacataaattatccaattcgacgtgcccgtatgacgaaattttaagtcgaaaatgtttataaattggtaaaattactaaaaaagggtggaaaaacataaatcacggaAAAAAAAtcgttttcaacgctacgtgtgcaccgcacgtgtaaaaaaatgcgcacgagtgggaatttttgacatgctcaaaatgacatgaaacgcgtagaaagttgattagaaattgatttctctcaatttgaaattttaaacgcgcgtgtgcgcgtaacttcgtgtgcaacatgccatttttttcccacagtcagttagcgcaagatataaattaaacttttgttaagtttcaatttaaattgttatatggttttcgatctatatTAAATATGCGAAATtcgtaaaaacgcgcgtaagtcatgtggCCCAACTCTgtcgtcattcacaataggaggtgcacaatttcacgtgaatgcccacattttgacaaagttataaaatgttatgtttacacgtttttgagttacgagagacacaaaattgacagaaagaaagaataatacagaaaaaaaaaaagatgatttcatacagttacaaggagttatccgctgaatgcggataactaattattataattagaaTATTTATCAGACATACGATACTGACCTCAATAATATATGTTTCTTGATCTGTTACTATTTTTGCATTTATTGTGTTACCATCCTCAATATGACAATGGACATGTGAATCATAATCATctgtataaacaaattattaataaaaattttaaaaaatgagcaatttaaataaaatccaAATATCTGTCAATTGATCATTCAACATCAATCAGTCTTTTTTAGTAATCTATTACcaataaaattgtaatgatatacagggatttttttatgatataacataaaaatatagcTTAAAGGTATATTGTCCctaaaaacaataaatcaaactttgaatatgtcattttgtagttttaataaacttTTCAATTTTGCCTTTAAGGAAAGGaatcaacaaaaataatgattacgcttataaaaagaaaaaaataaacagttacatCAACGAcaaacccattgacttccagACTTTTGGCCTATAACattttttcaacaaattatttttttatgggGAAAAATAATAGTTGTAGTATTAGTGGTACAACGTCAGGGTTAGTTAATCTAAAGTATCTCTGTAATTTAAATGTTGCTTGCTGTTGGATGTGATATAATCAAAATTACCTCTTAAGTGTCCTTCAAGTATACTATCTCTATCAAAATCATACTCTTCTTTTGTACCATCATCTCCTATTGCGTAAGCTTTAAAATTGGTTGATAAAGCCGTTTGAGATGGTCTAAGTTCCATATCAAATTTCCTTTAAAAAGAAaagtcaattttattttatcaacttATTTGGCATTGTCTGATAAAACTCTAGTAAAAGCTGAGATAGAGGgtaattaatatactgtagtaacatTGACATTCTGATGGGTGCATTCAGGCTATTGGTGAACTATCCACAAAGGTTAAACAAACTAATCTGGGCGAGCCTTAACAGGCCCAATGACAATTaactattttttaatattttattaaaattaaaatattttactagaAATATTCAAATTTGTTGGGgtcataggcctacaaacataATATATAATGCATTACAATGACTGAAAACAGCACCATGACAATGAGCAGGTCAACAGACTTTTGTATTTTATACTGTGTAAGCAAAAAGGTTAAATTGAGACTGAGGAAATAGAAAAGggttaatactgtatttaaataattgtggCATAATATGATTTTACATACTTTCCTAGAGTTGTAAAAGTTATGTATCGCACATGTCGATCAACATGATCGGCACCTCGTTTGACTACGTGATGTTTGATGTTGTCCGTGTGAAGAGTATCGTA contains:
- the LOC140056258 gene encoding ADAM 17-like protease isoform X4, encoding MPKIDIFELYFITICVFLLPRSQGSLHHVLHYYDTLHTDNIKHHVVKRGADHVDRHVRYITFTTLGKKFDMELRPSQTALSTNFKAYAIGDDGTKEEYDFDRDSILEGHLRDDYDSHVHCHIEDGNTINAKIVTDQETYIIEPSWRHLTDARNGTMISYRKSDRKVNETHTYCAHGNHLPKDLKYERGEEEDYHHHHHHYTKENEDDHSRTRRSLRPPPRHVCPLLLTADNIFYVNMGQSSMSQTINYLISLVDRVNLIYKRTNWDGRNYGGFYFEVAEVTVHKTKLHKNHYNTDPPNGEVWEVQDLLEMYSKQNHMKFCLAHLFTYQDFSNGVLGLAYIGTQRTNAVGGICTQSYPSSSGELYLNTGLTTTINWGRRVLTDEAELVTAHELGHNFGSEHDPTSSNNECSPGDVDGNFLMYPASVSGKKVNHDQFSACSKRMINQVLRAKSSRCFREPQGSNVCGNYRVDANEECDAGLLAQGESDPCCHLKCKLKPKKQCSDKNSPCCERCQFAPKTKACRETEYADTGCKQDAFCTGRSANCPKAIPKKDDTICIENGKCRNGICMPFCEVNSMISCICTDSSESCYWCCKRFETDACTLFYNVSIKSPQRVPDGRPCNHGVCNQGVCESQTQDLIERFFDVFEGITISKLGRIIKDNIVGATIIISLIIWVPCSCLIHYVDKKREKELHEDSDWFSPNNKELMRPGDKNKVRRYKPPSYLEKETVL
- the LOC140056258 gene encoding ADAM 17-like protease isoform X2, translated to MPKIDIFELYFITICVFLLPRSQGSLHHVLHYYDTLHTDNIKHHVVKRGADHVDRHVRYITFTTLGKKFDMELRPSQTALSTNFKAYAIGDDGTKEEYDFDRDSILEGHLRDDYDSHVHCHIEDGNTINAKIVTDQETYIIEPSWRHLTDARNGTMISYRKSDRKVNETHTYCAHGNHLPKDLKYERGEEEDYHHHHHHYTKENEDDHSRTRRSLRPPPRHVCPLLLTADNIFYVNMGQSSMSQTINYLISLVDRVNLIYKRTNWDGRNYGGFYFEVAEVTVHKTKLHKNHYNTDPPNGEVWEVQDLLEMYSKQNHMKFCLAHLFTYQDFSNGVLGLAYIGTQRTNAVGGICTQSYPSSSGELYLNTGLTTTINWGRRVLTDEAELVTAHELGHNFGSEHDPTSSNNECSPGDVDGNFLMYPASVSGKKVNHDQFSACSKRMINQVLRAKSSRCFREPQGSNVCGNYRVDANEECDAGLLAQGESDPCCHLKCKLKPKKQCSDKNSPCCERCQFAPKTKACRETEYADTGCKQDAFCTGRSANCPKAIPKKDDTICIENGKCRNGICMPFCEVNSMISCICTDSSESCYWCCKRFETDACTLFYNVSIKSPQRVPDGRPCNHGVCNQGVCESQTQDLIERFFDVFEGITISKLGRIIKDNIVGATIIISLIIWVPCSCLIHYVDKKREKELHEDSDWFSPNNKELMRPGDKNKVRSFLTWLKGSEDGREKSSSSPQDRTHSYGTYLGDADL
- the LOC140056258 gene encoding ADAM 17-like protease isoform X3; the protein is MPKIDIFELYFITICVFLLPRSQGSLHHVLHYYDTLHTDNIKHHVVKRGADHVDRHVRYITFTTLGKKFDMELRPSQTALSTNFKAYAIGDDGTKEEYDFDRDSILEGHLRDDYDSHVHCHIEDGNTINAKIVTDQETYIIEPSWRHLTDARNGTMISYRKSDRKVNETHTYCAHGNHLPKDLKYERGEEEDYHHHHHHYTKENEDDHSRTRRSLRPPPRHVCPLLLTADNIFYVNMGQSSMSQTINYLISLVDRVNLIYKRTNWDGRNYGGFYFEVAEVTVHKTKLHKNHYNTDPPNGEVWEVQDLLEMYSKQNHMKFCLAHLFTYQDFSNGVLGLAYIGTQRTNAVGGICTQSYPSSSGELYLNTGLTTTINWGRRVLTDEAELVTAHELGHNFGSEHDPTSSNNECSPGDVDGNFLMYPASVSGKKVNHDQFSACSKRMINQVLRAKSSRCFREPQGSNVCGNYRVDANEECDAGLLAQGESDPCCHLKCKLKPKKQCSDKNSPCCERCQFAPKTKACRETEYADTGCKQDAFCTGRSANCPKAIPKKDDTICIENGKCRNGICMPFCEVNSMISCICTDSSESCYWCCKRFETDACTLFYNVSIKSPQRVPDGRPCNHGVCNQGVCESQTQDLIERFFDVFEGITISKLGRIIKDNIVGATIIISLIIWVPCSCLIHYVDKKREKELHEDSDWFSPNNKELMRPGDKNKVRSHRPPAYQDVKHASYKHGHRS
- the LOC140056258 gene encoding ADAM 17-like protease isoform X1, which translates into the protein MPKIDIFELYFITICVFLLPRSQGSLHHVLHYYDTLHTDNIKHHVVKRGADHVDRHVRYITFTTLGKKFDMELRPSQTALSTNFKAYAIGDDGTKEEYDFDRDSILEGHLRDDYDSHVHCHIEDGNTINAKIVTDQETYIIEPSWRHLTDARNGTMISYRKSDRKVNETHTYCAHGNHLPKDLKYERGEEEDYHHHHHHYTKENEDDHSRTRRSLRPPPRHVCPLLLTADNIFYVNMGQSSMSQTINYLISLVDRVNLIYKRTNWDGRNYGGFYFEVAEVTVHKTKLHKNHYNTDPPNGEVWEVQDLLEMYSKQNHMKFCLAHLFTYQDFSNGVLGLAYIGTQRTNAVGGICTQSYPSSSGELYLNTGLTTTINWGRRVLTDEAELVTAHELGHNFGSEHDPTSSNNECSPGDVDGNFLMYPASVSGKKVNHDQFSACSKRMINQVLRAKSSRCFREPQGSNVCGNYRVDANEECDAGLLAQGESDPCCHLKCKLKPKKQCSDKNSPCCERCQFAPKTKACRETEYADTGCKQDAFCTGRSANCPKAIPKKDDTICIENGKCRNGICMPFCEVNSMISCICTDSSESCYWCCKRFETDACTLFYNVSIKSPQRVPDGRPCNHGVCNQGVCESQTQDLIERFFDVFEGITISKLGRIIKDNIVGATIIISLIIWVPCSCLIHYVDKKREKELHEDSDWFSPNNKELMRPGDKNKVRRSQVIAQEAEQDSNLFLTWLKGSEDGREKSSSSPQDRTHSYGTYLGDADL